A window of the Brassica napus cultivar Da-Ae chromosome C5, Da-Ae, whole genome shotgun sequence genome harbors these coding sequences:
- the LOC106353506 gene encoding putative F-box protein At2g02030 produces MMASMVIYQRSFPMKQRETKRRRKGRREWKIEIPNDVMEEIVKRLPVRSIMRFQAVSKHWESMIKTRDFGARHMAHQRSKDPKLMFVSYGQYHIRFEQRDMETTSIEESLCLKIEEIKGAIAISECCDGLVCFYGLTDAVRVINMATETSLVPPLPLAKFQQLHKDHPDPDLEVEMEDVTDEDDDLHPVPVPFILFTRFGFGKDRDTGRYKIVWLYNIYPATLNKKKKTRCEVFDLEEWRWRFVTTRPLDHHQILSNQRPSFANGSLYWLTGDERGYPSTQTKLIVFDIHTEMFQVTSTPPFITPDASGDKIGLCNLDGRLCISELKGDCKQEFWWRVEECNKWERIFSVDLNSTSCWFGGITSQPLTPLAISRDNNKVVLSLTYQGSLVDFDLDPDSTVYHLYYSGCYGLAVPYFPSLSLVHATF; encoded by the coding sequence aTGATGGCGTCGATGGTGATTTATCAGAGAAGCTTTCCCATGAAACAAAGAGAAACCAAACggagaagaaaaggaagaagagagtGGAAGATTGAGATCCCCAATGATGTCATGGAAGAAATCGTGAAGAGGCTTCCGGTGAGATCGATTATGAGGTTCCAAGCTGTTTCAAAGCACTGGGAATCCATGATTAAGACGAGAGATTTTGGGGCAAGACACATGGCTCATCAGAGAAGCAAAGATCCTAAACTCATGTTTGTCTCTTATGGTCAGTATCATATTCGTTTTGAGCAAAGGGACATGGAGACGACTTCTATTGAGGAGAGCCTCTGTTTGAAAATTGAAGAGATTAAGGGTGCTATCGCGATCTCCGAATGCTGCGATGGCCTTGTCTGCTTCTATGGCTTGACGGATGCAGTGAGAGTGATAAATATGGCCACAGAAACATCGTTGGTACCCCCACTCCCCTTAGCGAAATTTCAGCAGCTCCATAAAGACCATCCAGACCCAGATCTGGAGGTGGAGATGGAGGACGTGacagatgaagatgatgatctACATCCTGTTCCAGTGCCATTCATATTATTTACTAGGTTTGGATTTGGGAAAGACAGGGACACAGGACGATATAAGATAGTGTGGCTCTATAATATATATCCTGCTACcttgaacaagaagaagaagacaagatgCGAGGTTTTCGATTTAGAGGAATGGAGATGGAGATTTGTGACTACCAGACCTCTTGATCATCACCAAATCTTGTCGAATCAGAGGCCATCGTTTGCAAACGGATCATTATACTGGCTTACGGGAGATGAACGAGGATACCCATCAACACAAACCAAACTCATAGTTTTCGATATTCATACAGAGATGTTTCAAGTCACCTCAACACCACCTTTTATTACCCCTGATGCCTCTGGTGACAAAATTGGTTTATGTAATCTTGACGGTCGTCTCTGCATTTCTGAGCTCAAGGGAGATTGTAAGCAAGAGTTTTGGTGGAGGGTTGAAGAATGCAACAAGTGGGAGAGAATCTTCTCAGTTGACTTGAATTCTACTTCCTGTTGGTTTGGTGGTATCACTTCACAGCCTCTCACACCTTTGGCCATTTCCAGGGATAACAATAAAGTCGTCCTCTCGCTTACCTATCAAGGAAGCCTTGTTGACTTTGATCTTGATCCTGACTCGACTGTTTATCATTTGTATTATTCTGGTTGCTATGGCTTAGCTGTTCCTTATTTTCCAAGTTTATCACTAGTTCATGCAACTTTCTag
- the LOC106355698 gene encoding putative F-box protein At2g02030, producing MASMEIYQRIVRETKRIRKGRREWKIEIPNDVMEEIVMKLPVRSIMRFQAVSKHWESVIKTRDFGARHMAHQRNKDPKLMFVSYGFDHIRFEQRDLETTSLEERLCFEIEEINGPIEISECCDGLVCFYCLTQAVGVINTATETLLPPLPLANFQRLHKDHPDLERDVMVEDDAAVPVPFISFTMFGFGKDNVTGRYKIVWLYNIYPIDWPQGDIISYLK from the coding sequence ATGGCGTCGATGGAGATTTATCAGAGAATTGTCAGAGAAACCAAACGGataagaaaaggaagaagagagtGGAAGATTGAGATCCCCAATGATGTCATGGAAGAAATCGTGATGAAGCTTCCGGTGAGATCGATTATGAGGTTCCAAGCGGTTTCAAAGCATTGGGAATCGGTGATTAAGACAAGAGATTTTGGGGCAAGACACATGGCTCATCAGAGAAACAAAGATCCTAAACTCATGTTTGTTTCTTATGGTTTTGATCATATCCGTTTTGAGCAAAGGGACTTGGAGACGACTTCTCTTGAAGAGAGACTCTGTTTTGAAATTGAAGAGATTAATGGTCCTATCGAGATCTCCGAATGCTGCGATGGCCTTGTCTGCTTCTACTGCTTGACTCAAGCAGTGGGAGTGATAAATACGGCCACAGAAACGTTGTTGCCACCACTCCCCTTAGCAAATTTTCAGCGTCTTCATAAAGACCATCCAGATCTGGAGCGGGATGTGATGGTCGAAGATGATGCTGCTGTTCCAGTTCCATTCATATCATTTACTATGTTTGGATTTGGGAAAGACAACGTCACAGGACGATATAAGATAGTGTGGCTCTATAATATATATCCTATTGATTGGCCACAAGGAGATATAATCAGCTACTTAAAATGA